A section of the Fibrobacter sp. genome encodes:
- the mfd gene encoding transcription-repair coupling factor produces MKIEPFQNLWASYSFPGISQWLREKPRNALFSGLNGSSDAFLISDLLVRSQRPLLVLVDSSKKAETFTDECKSFLGDDSVALFPSRDAVPYNMKSPFGPTVEARFGVLSSLLDGARKVYVAPYTTLMQKILPRKNLFNKIIRLQVGDEISISTLSEWLVDNGFHRENQVADIGTFSIRGGIVDIYPLLGENPIRIEFWGDTIETIREFNVFTQKSVESKKSVQIFPMKEFCFSNSQIEAALERMAEYCRVSDNESMVVHKLDHQWKSVGDLEGIEWFLHWFEQPCSSILDYLSNDTIIVWNDMVPVGRRLDESRQNYARHLERVPEIFLPFISSPDKLLHKDNSITDDLNCFDNIFMETLDTPADTVKFKVSVDEQPQLPKEIDSLAADLRTYDEKGFRCILICPNLGHAERMQELISDSCPFVEFSTGFLLRGFIDFQNKFLLYSEAQIFNRAVRPVHIKKQKAGIPLVGFDSLSPQDYVVHEDHGIARFLGIERIKTGESQSDCMVLMYADNAKVYVPIEDFHKVQKYVGKDTVVPSLSKIGTSAWERLKTRTRESLKEMAQELIDLYAKRQFLEGIKFQPDNLWQKEFEDTFIYEETPDQLRAIKESKEDMESSRPMDRLICGDVGFGKTEVAMRAAFKAVMSGYQVAVLAPTTILAAQHYATFCERMSNFPVKIGMLSRFLKPSEQKPVLQKVHDGGVDIVIGTHRILSEDVAFKNLGLLIIDEEQRFGVKHKEKLKQLRYKVDVLSMTATPIPRTLHMSLIGARDLSIINTPPRNRLPIETRVAEYHDELVKSAVENELERGGQVYFVNNRIKNLDALQDKIEALVPRARIISAHGQMDEKVLEMIMKEFIAGRFDVLLSTVIIENGLDIPNVNTIIVNRADTLGLSQLYQLRGRVGRSSEQAYAYFLTPPFKQISEDSLKRLRALEQYTDLGSGFQIAMRDLEIRGAGNILGTRQHGFIAAVGFELYCRLLQDAVKELKGEKPEVKAQEVKIEIPLEAYIPTEYISDGPTRIAVYQELSSISSFQDLAEVEKGICDRFGALPGSVDALMLMMKIKLQARQLGLSRVAINKNNELMLSFEGDQEQIRENIKNVFQSSDREFQVQYDTPITLHTRLSAQRIYEQAMESLDILCRISQNVSRECQPQ; encoded by the coding sequence ATGAAAATAGAACCTTTTCAGAATCTATGGGCTTCCTATTCATTTCCCGGCATTTCTCAATGGCTCAGGGAAAAACCCCGTAATGCACTCTTCTCCGGATTGAACGGTTCCAGCGATGCTTTCCTGATAAGCGATCTCCTGGTCCGTTCCCAGCGTCCATTGCTGGTACTTGTTGACAGCAGCAAAAAAGCGGAAACTTTTACCGACGAATGTAAATCTTTCCTCGGCGATGATTCAGTCGCACTGTTTCCTTCCAGGGATGCCGTACCGTACAACATGAAATCACCTTTCGGCCCCACTGTTGAGGCACGGTTCGGTGTTCTTTCAAGCCTGCTGGATGGTGCAAGGAAAGTATATGTTGCTCCATATACCACCCTGATGCAGAAGATACTGCCAAGAAAAAACCTGTTCAACAAAATCATCCGCCTGCAGGTTGGAGATGAGATCTCTATTTCCACCCTTTCCGAATGGTTGGTTGACAATGGATTCCACCGGGAAAACCAGGTTGCTGATATTGGAACTTTCAGTATCAGGGGCGGCATTGTTGATATATATCCTCTGCTTGGTGAAAACCCGATCAGAATCGAGTTCTGGGGAGATACGATCGAAACGATCAGGGAGTTCAACGTTTTTACTCAGAAATCTGTCGAGTCAAAAAAATCGGTTCAGATTTTTCCCATGAAGGAGTTTTGTTTCAGTAACTCCCAGATAGAGGCCGCTCTGGAAAGGATGGCAGAGTATTGCAGGGTGTCTGACAATGAATCCATGGTAGTTCACAAGCTTGATCATCAGTGGAAAAGTGTGGGTGATCTGGAGGGAATCGAATGGTTTTTACACTGGTTTGAACAGCCTTGCTCTTCAATTCTCGATTATTTATCAAACGATACCATTATTGTCTGGAATGACATGGTACCTGTAGGGCGGCGCCTCGATGAATCACGTCAGAATTATGCCAGACACCTGGAGAGAGTCCCGGAAATCTTTTTACCTTTCATCTCCTCTCCGGATAAGCTTCTTCACAAGGATAATTCAATAACAGATGATCTGAATTGTTTTGATAATATCTTCATGGAAACACTTGATACCCCGGCAGATACCGTGAAATTCAAGGTTTCTGTCGATGAACAGCCTCAGCTTCCAAAGGAGATCGATTCCCTTGCCGCTGATCTGAGAACATACGACGAAAAAGGATTTCGTTGTATCCTGATCTGCCCGAATCTGGGTCATGCAGAAAGAATGCAGGAGTTGATTTCCGACTCTTGCCCCTTTGTTGAGTTTTCCACCGGATTTCTCCTCAGAGGATTTATCGATTTCCAGAACAAGTTTCTCCTTTATTCCGAGGCACAGATCTTCAACCGTGCGGTTAGGCCGGTTCACATTAAAAAACAGAAAGCCGGCATTCCTCTCGTCGGATTCGACTCTCTTTCTCCTCAAGACTATGTTGTTCATGAAGATCACGGAATAGCCAGATTTCTCGGAATCGAGCGCATCAAAACCGGTGAGAGCCAGAGTGATTGTATGGTTCTCATGTATGCGGATAATGCTAAAGTCTATGTACCAATAGAGGATTTCCATAAAGTTCAGAAATATGTCGGCAAAGACACGGTTGTCCCCTCACTGTCAAAAATTGGAACCTCTGCCTGGGAACGGCTGAAGACCCGCACACGTGAATCTTTAAAGGAAATGGCTCAGGAGCTGATTGACCTCTATGCTAAACGTCAGTTCCTTGAGGGGATAAAATTCCAGCCGGATAATCTCTGGCAGAAGGAATTCGAGGATACTTTCATCTATGAGGAAACTCCTGATCAGTTGCGGGCCATAAAGGAGTCAAAAGAGGACATGGAATCTTCCAGGCCAATGGACAGGCTTATCTGTGGTGATGTTGGTTTTGGAAAGACCGAAGTAGCCATGAGAGCGGCATTCAAGGCTGTGATGTCGGGATATCAGGTTGCAGTGCTTGCGCCAACCACTATACTGGCAGCTCAACACTATGCTACTTTCTGTGAACGGATGTCTAATTTTCCGGTCAAGATCGGAATGCTGAGCAGGTTTCTGAAACCCTCTGAACAAAAACCGGTTCTCCAGAAAGTGCATGATGGCGGGGTAGACATTGTTATCGGTACTCACAGGATTCTCTCTGAGGATGTTGCGTTCAAAAATCTTGGACTGCTCATTATCGATGAGGAGCAGCGGTTTGGAGTAAAACACAAAGAGAAGCTAAAGCAGCTAAGATATAAAGTCGATGTTCTTTCAATGACTGCGACTCCCATCCCCAGGACTTTACACATGTCCCTGATCGGGGCCAGAGATCTTTCAATAATTAATACTCCTCCACGCAACCGCCTTCCGATAGAAACCAGGGTTGCTGAGTACCATGACGAGCTCGTCAAGTCTGCTGTGGAAAACGAGCTTGAGCGAGGTGGTCAGGTTTATTTTGTCAATAACAGGATAAAAAATCTCGATGCTCTGCAGGATAAAATAGAGGCTCTTGTCCCCAGGGCAAGGATAATCTCGGCTCACGGTCAAATGGATGAGAAAGTGCTGGAGATGATCATGAAGGAGTTCATCGCCGGGCGCTTTGATGTCCTCCTGTCAACGGTTATCATCGAAAACGGACTCGACATCCCCAACGTTAATACAATAATTGTCAACCGGGCCGACACCCTGGGACTCTCGCAGCTCTACCAGCTAAGGGGCAGGGTAGGGCGCTCTTCTGAACAAGCCTATGCATATTTTCTCACTCCTCCCTTCAAACAGATCAGTGAAGACTCACTGAAACGGCTGCGTGCTCTGGAGCAGTACACCGATCTTGGGTCCGGGTTTCAGATTGCCATGCGGGATCTGGAGATCAGGGGTGCGGGTAATATTCTGGGAACTCGTCAGCATGGATTTATTGCTGCTGTCGGGTTTGAACTCTACTGCCGTCTCCTTCAGGATGCGGTAAAGGAGCTGAAAGGTGAAAAACCAGAGGTTAAAGCTCAGGAAGTAAAAATTGAAATACCATTGGAGGCCTATATTCCAACTGAATATATCTCTGATGGGCCTACTAGAATTGCTGTTTACCAGGAACTCTCCTCTATCTCCTCCTTCCAGGATCTTGCAGAGGTGGAAAAGGGCATTTGTGACCGTTTTGGCGCTTTGCCCGGAAGTGTGGATGCTTTGATGCTTATGATGAAAATCAAACTTCAGGCCCGCCAGCTTGGTTTATCCAGGGTCGCTATCAATAAAAACAACGAACTTATGCTGTCTTTTGAAGGTGATCAGGAACAGATCAGGGAAAATATCAAAAACGTTTTTCAATCCAGCGACAGGGAGTTCCAGGTTCAGTATGACACCCCTATCACTCTGCATACCCGCCTCAGTGCACAGCGAATATATGAACAGGCTATGGAATCTCTTGACATCCTCTGCCGTATTTCACAAAATGTCAGCAGAGAATGTCAGCCTCAGTAA
- a CDS encoding class I SAM-dependent methyltransferase encodes MQNWHFSKQRGAALLSWTSKKASICAPVLDLGCGSGHLTSLLLARGIQTYGADVSDNTEKIVIGRFKGDYNFLGFKQIEAGKPLPFENNSIKTIFLLETVEHLLQPVLDNLLLECRRILASGGYIIVTTPNQENLKDSFVFCRNCGAQFHSFQHVRSLNSSSLWAFLEKAGFKKVICRSAVLFPDWSVWLVAQKCRRASWIPCPECGYHVPNTSISSGNRIKSIIRELYHLVCIASA; translated from the coding sequence ATGCAAAATTGGCATTTCAGCAAACAACGGGGAGCAGCACTTCTTTCCTGGACTTCAAAAAAAGCTTCCATCTGTGCTCCTGTCCTCGACCTGGGCTGTGGATCTGGTCACCTCACTTCTTTATTGCTGGCCCGGGGGATTCAAACTTACGGGGCTGATGTATCAGATAATACCGAAAAGATAGTTATTGGACGATTCAAAGGTGATTACAACTTCCTGGGCTTCAAACAAATCGAAGCCGGAAAGCCATTGCCTTTTGAAAACAATTCCATTAAGACAATATTTCTCCTCGAAACTGTCGAACATCTGCTTCAGCCAGTTCTTGATAACCTGCTTCTTGAGTGCAGACGCATTCTGGCCTCAGGAGGATACATCATTGTCACGACCCCAAACCAGGAAAATCTTAAGGATTCTTTTGTCTTCTGCAGAAACTGTGGTGCTCAATTTCATTCTTTCCAGCATGTCCGTTCTTTAAACAGCAGCTCCCTTTGGGCTTTCCTTGAAAAGGCAGGATTTAAAAAAGTGATTTGCCGTTCTGCTGTACTGTTTCCAGACTGGAGCGTATGGCTGGTAGCACAAAAATGCAGAAGAGCATCCTGGATTCCCTGCCCGGAATGTGGTTACCATGTACCAAATACCTCGATATCCTCTGGTAACAGAATTAAATCTATAATAAGAGAACTTTACCATCTGGTATGCATCGCCAGCGCCTGA